One Candidatus Hydrogenedentota bacterium genomic window carries:
- a CDS encoding nucleotide pyrophosphohydrolase: MPLLPHLTKEPENETEWFAALTSMARFLRSPEGCPWDRRQHSQDFARFAIEEAAELHEAAQDNDNEHIEEELGDCLFTLLACAAAAEEEGRLTLESVMRRIHEKMVRRHGHVFGDEKAATPEDAVEAWERVKAREKQR; the protein is encoded by the coding sequence ATGCCGCTCCTGCCGCACCTGACCAAAGAACCGGAAAATGAGACAGAATGGTTCGCCGCCTTGACCAGCATGGCGCGGTTTCTGCGCAGTCCTGAGGGATGCCCTTGGGACCGCCGGCAGCACTCTCAGGATTTTGCGCGGTTCGCCATCGAAGAAGCGGCCGAGCTGCACGAGGCCGCACAGGACAATGACAATGAACACATCGAAGAGGAACTCGGCGACTGCTTGTTCACCCTGCTGGCCTGCGCCGCCGCCGCGGAGGAGGAAGGGCGGCTGACGTTGGAAAGCGTGATGCGGCGCATTCACGAGAAGATGGTGCGCCGCCACGGGCATGTGTTCGGAGATGAGAAAGCCGCGACGCCGGAAGATGCCGTGGAAGCATGGGAACGCGTCAAGGCCCGCGAAAAACAACGATAG